AGATAGAAGATGAGAAAGCACTAAACATCCATCTACatattttccaaaatggattttcCTTTTTacaccaaaagaaaaacagagtttacattaaaatatcaGGAGAAAGACAGAAACCAATGCATTACAGGGTGCCAAATAACCATAAGCACAAATTCACATACAGTCATTATGCCAGCTTAACAGGTTGCAACCAccataaaatgcatgtattgggcatgtgggagaaaactggcaTGCCCACCGAAAATTTACTAGTAGAAGAGGACAATGTGTAAAACCACACAGTTGGAGATCAGGCCAGGAATCAAACTATGAAGCTGTGAAGAATGAAGTGTTGACTCTACACCACCAAGCTGCCCATTTACactaaggccggagttatacttcatgctgcagtggacgctcctgctacgcaagcgttgtagtgtttatacttgcgcaagTACTttgcgtaaatctggaggaatccgccaggtggcagtgcgagatattatcacggtgagaacatgttcggcttcgctgtgttgtgaaatgcctagaacacccattaaattccgatgacaccttaccgcaatatctctgaaagggatgtttattgattaaatccagggatgtgtccattccagtaagcattgggcacgagtgagaagtaatccctggacgaggcctcggctcatcgcaaggtgaatacaagcacacacatacagtagcgtcattttagcggcaccaaatccccaaatctgcatatctttggaaggaaactggagcacactgaggaaacccaacaggaaaacatgtaaactccaggcagggaatatcagcgacgtgactccctgcaagacagcagcgctaacgcgccgccactgtgtcaccccatgtgtgtaattataataaaaataattctttgcatttatatagcgcttttctcactactcaaagcgatcagcaattgcaggttaagggccttgctgaagggcccaacaaagcagagtcccttttggcatttacaggattcaaaccggcaaccttccgattgccagtgcatatccctagcctcagagccaccactccgtcctattaacagtattcattatttaaacgaaattactgatttatttgtaaaatgtaatatacatactttaatgcttttcatcatgaaagtgatatcaagtataaatctaaggattctaaatgtgcagagagttggaatatcatacatttaatgtgtgcgGAGTgacgatctattgctggcgattcgctgctgtcaggagcagaggaagtcctagaaaaaaagaaggcatagtatgtgagaattttaaaacgtatcgtgtcattacgatcgggaatatgcgacgcttgaatataaaagcaccacaaatacatctgtatgtcggcattttgcttcaccacatcgaaccatttatcaaatatcgaagtgcgcacaccgatcttgtaggatccgcaaagcgactttctgtcacatgtagatagtaaacagagactctgacgtcacattccaacttttagcacactgtgccccccgagtttttgctggtactgcaactcgcgcatgcgtcgcattaatttctgaggacctgctcagaggacgtatcaaatgaacgctcagaacgcatggcggccatgatgcgagagcatacgcgttctgagcgtgaagtataaatgagccctaagaacTAAGTTTATTCTCGATGTTGCAGACTATGTGACAGTCTACTGCCGAGTGTGTTAAGGGCACAGGATGTGGACATATCGAGATCTTTAAAAAGTGTCTATAgataatgtaacataacaaacatcaATGTAGTCCATTGTATATTTTAAGTAAACATAAATGCACattttgcatgtggaaaaagtaagtagacCTGTGCATTTATCACTGCCACAAATCCTTCAAATTAGAATCAGGGGCTCCAGATCAAGTACAAATGATAAGAACATCATTAGAGGAGATCTTGTCTAatcctgttttatttaaacatcagACGATTagtttgcttttctctttgttGTTAATGTGTTTCTTAACATCATACTGAGACCAAAGAGTGCTATCAATGCCCAGGAGTCTAGGAAGGAATTTAAAAAGATCTTCAGACAATTGGGAATCAACCATTGCACTGTCTGAAAGATTATCTACAAGTGTAGAAGATTGCAAACAACTACCAACTTGTTCAGGTCAGCCCCCGATTCCCCAGCAAGTTCAGCCTGGAAGTATAATGCAAGATCCTGGAAGAAGTGTCTAAGAAGGTCAGAATTTCATTATGGGATCTACAGGTAGTTCTTGTCAAAGCTGGAGTCAAAAGTGCCTGAGTGTCCAATACAAAGATAATGTACACATTAGTTTTACAGGTGAGATGTGCCAGGAAGAAACCTTTGCTGTTCAGAAAGAACTTCAGGATAAGACTAAAGTTTGCCCGTAaacacctaggcaaagaccaggactTCTAGAATAATGAGatctggacagacaagacaaagattaagAGTTATATGGATACAGAACCATAAGAtatgtttggtgaaaaccaaagaTAACATATGACATTGCCAACTGTAAAGTTTGCCAGTGAAAATATTCTGGTTTGGGGCTACATTGCTGCATCAGGGCATGGGCAGCTCACCATCACAGAGTCAAATCCTGGCACGTCCAGAtatgttaagaaagaaaaaacattttatggagTGCTCTTAATTCTATGACTGCACACGATTTAAGAGCAGCCTCATAAagcattttcttttgaaaaatgtttgtacTACAACCTCAGCTCGTTTTTCTGTTGTATAGTCATCTTTGTGTGTCATAGAAATATGAGTTATGAGAATAAGCTAATGGCAGCAGTGCATCTTCACAGAAAGCATGCCAAAGTGTTCTGGACTAAGGACCAGTCAAATCTAACAGCAGACCACTTGAGTCTAACAGTTCCAGGTTACCATACTTATCCATTATATTAcctgacatttattttataacacaTGTGTATGTGAATATACTAAGATTTTAATACATCATTGCTAGATTTGTGCTTCAAAGTCCTACATTTCACCCAGTGATCCACAATAACCCCGTGTCACTAGCAGCTGGGAGGAACACCTTGAGCAGGTGTGGGACCTCCAGCTGACTTCACAGTTACTTTAGGAGAAGCCTTCATAGAGACCGAGATTGGATGGattggagagagacagaatatgaAGACGTGTTGCATataagagagtgtgagagagaggtgACCACAACAAGCAAACAGGAGAAGAGTACACAGGTATGGAATTGAAGCAAAAGCTGTTAATGTCCACACGTTCTCTGTGGTGGTAGTTTTAGACCCATTTCTCATGTATCTAGGTACATTAATTTAGTAGCGCGAATGTTAGCCAGCAGCACTTAATTGTTACAAATAAATGCTTAAATAAGTACATAACAGAATAACATAtctgaaaaattcaaaagtcacTTTGCCCTAATGACTGACAGCTTGCGGACTACACTTTGTCAACCACTGTCCTAGAACAGCAGGCACATACAGATGCAGATCTGCTTAAAGTTTCTATACCTTTAGTAGCTTGATGGCCAAGCCACATGGACAAAGTGTCTTTAGGCCCATCTGTTTGTATATTACACATTAAATGCAACACTACTCTCTACAATAGTGTCTTAGACACTGGCTCACATGACAACATATTGTCTTACTCTATGCAAGATGCATTTTTGGCCAATGATCATTATTTTTGGCAAATATTCTGACAATAAAATGAAGCTTGGTTTTCACGCCATCAagtgctgagctgtgctgttttgGCTGTTTTGAATTCTTCTTttaataatcacaaaaaaaaattattttcagtccTCAAAACTGCACGCAATTCTCACCTGTGGTTAGGTCAACAAAATAGATCCTTTTGGTTCCATCCTGGAGTGTGATGTTGAACTGAAAACAGGCTCCCACCTGAGTGACCAAGTTTTCGGAGAGGATGCATTCCACAGTGGACAGAAGAGCATCAGCACTGAGGCACTTGGCTGGGGCAGGAACTATGGGATCCTTCTCGTTGATTATGAAGAGGCTGTCCTCTGTGGAAATAATTGCTGCTGCATTAGTCTGTATTTTAGAACATTTGTTATAAACCTCTTATGTACACAAGGAAGCAGAACTGAGCTAAGTAGCAGTCAAATGCTGCTGTCACTGTAGTCTTCTGTAATACAGTAATGAATGGCCACAGCATAGATTCAGTTAAATCAGATAGTGCTGTTCACACTGGCCTGCTAAAGCGTTCATGGCCATGCAGaatcctttacatttttttttttaccacgaAATGGAAAAAATTCAGCCTTGAGGTCAACAATGACCAGTTAAGGCAGTCAGAGTctccaaactcagtcctggctTACAAACTCCAcgctggctgcaggtttttgttccaaccaacttctgttctTTATTGGACTCTTAGCCTTATTAAGTCAgttatcatttcccagtttctgtgttttggagtcaataaagaaattacaaattaagtttggtagatttttactaaaatgtaataagtagttatatggggaatatgcagtttttttaaagtcacTAACAGCATTTTCTAcctaattttcattttgattttcctggtgttctgattatttaattgattattaactaattagcgggtctgacactgaagtcgttgcagctttcatcatcctgggtgtctgctatgctggttgttaattgtcactattagggttaaatgaagggaacaAACTACACAgcaaaaaggggaaaataataggaaaacaacaaaagagagataagcatttatagctttagaaaaaaatagaaatatttctaaatgtcttgtaaatgtaaaaaactatactgttgtgtttttctgaatgtggaataagagaagagtaaaaaaggcCGGCTCATTAAATTAGATCAGTTATTATCAACTATTATCACCGATTgcaaatctggttggaacaaaaaccttcagccacagtgggtccccaggactgagtttgggaaccactgagttAAGACAACAAAGACATCTGAAATCaaagatacagtacatgaaatttaaaaagaaatttccaTAGGCAAAAATAATGGATGCCAGTACAAACCATCTAGAAGCTAACCACAGAGGTTTTAACAAGCCTCGTAACTTCATTTCCTTTTAAACCTGccctttaattttgaaatatgtgCTTATGATCTTCCTAAAAAGTAAACATTCAATGCTGCTTACTGTTAATTTCTAAAAtcaaggaagcaacaaaaacaaaacagccatCTCTCATTCTAGCAAGTCACTTAAACTCCCAAACCACACCACTATTTTAGTAGATGTGCATCAACTACTGACATGCAAAACCATTCTGTAGTCGctcaaattaaagaataaaaagtaaaaggaaCCGTGTCCAACCTTTGCTTTGACTGCTTTGAGGGGCAATACTGTTGCCACCACTTCCACCCAGAAAATGCATGGCCAGTTGCTGGATTGGCCCAGCAAGACTCTCTAAGCCAGGGATAGGAGGCACTATCATAGGTGTCGAGAAGGAGTCGTCAGGGGTCCTTAGCACAGATTCCACCATCAATTCAACACGGTCCACCTCCAAACCCCAGCACCGAGTCTTGCTGTTAATCTCAACCTACAGTGACAATATGACAAGTCAATAAATCAGCACTGGCACTAACAAACAGAGTGTTTCACACGTATTTATAACTTTATACTATCAAGTTATAGAGTTTAGTTATCAGTTTTCCTTTTGAAATGATGTAGAGTTTAAAATTAATGAAGCATTTACCGACTAAGCTACATACTCCACGAGTCCTAGAATGTGGAATAATGTAAATTCTGTGCTACATATATCCCTATTGAAGCAAGTTCTTATTCAAAGCGACTTGTAAATCACAAGTTCAAGCCACACCTGtccacataccgtatatactcgtgtataactcaggtcttgaaacctgaaaaaatcGATCAtgaaatcagaccccaacttatacgtctgttcaaaaatgttcttgtctcctccaatctcgcatcagtttctcagacgcatcgaattttgctgcagcagtgcagttaccaatttctttcgctacttcaatgacgtttaatttaaaccagcttcacattttcttctgatcgaatgctccatcgcagataagggatgctcttacgataaaggtgtatgagggtgagatacaaaaaacacaaaatagtgcaaacgttgcttcggaatagttcgggtattaccgtgtggtcacgtaggcacaatacatagaaaaataaaggctgtgtgctccgtggttactctctcaggtgggcgttagcatattataatctcttggaccaacagtgtgagttttctgcattcgacttgtACAACCGACATAATAAATTATCAGAAatgatacggtaaaatcaagccccgagaacttatccgcgagtatatacagtatctctctaGTCTAAACATTCTGCAGGTCAGGGACAGGCAGCCCTATGAATTTTCTATAGCACATCAATTCATGAATACCATCACTAGGTGCTTTAAAAGTTGAATATTTCTACaagccgtgtctgcgtgggtttcctccgggcgctccggtttcctcccacagtccaaagacatgcaggttaggtggattggcgattctaaattggccctagcgtgtgcttggtgtgtgggtgtgtttgtgtgtgtcctgcagtgggttggcaccctgcccgggattggttcctgccttgtgccctgtgttggctgggattggctccagcagacccccgtgaccctgtgttcggattcagcaggttggaaaatggatggatggatggatatttctacAAGAATGATCACTGGTTGGTGATGAGACTTGATCGTTTAGGCAGGCAGTCCATGGATTTCAGCATCTGCTGGAATTTCTCCGTCAACTCTGCCTCATGTGGCTGAGCAATCTAGAAGTGGATGGAATCTTTTGGGCTTTGAGACTGCTGTTGCATAGAGTCACTTAAGGCCCTTTTTAGCTGGTATCAAATCATATTTCAATGAAAAAGAGTAAGTTAAATGATGTGGCTGAGCTGGCAATGTTGTGCTTTACAGTCTAATACCTTAGCACTAGTGGACCACATACTGCATAAAAATGCATGGTGGATAAAAGAAGgtaacatgtaaaaaaattataaagtattCATTTGAACTTTCATTTCTTCAAAAAGATACAATGCAAACATTCAACAGAGATCAGTTCATGTGCACCCCCaatgttattttagtttttcaatgAAAACCTTGCTGGGTTTTcatgaaacaaaaaacactagtttactttatatttttcacaGTAACCTTCATACTAAGCTGATGTATGACAGGTACAattgtatacactgtatatatgctgTATGCACACAGCTCAGAAAAGTTAAGGGAACTCAGCTTCAGGAACAGCAATCTGTCCAGTTAAGAACcacaagcgattgtgaatcaatttcacctgctttggtgcaaatgaaagtgacaacaggtgcattGGAGAGGCAACAACAAGACAATTCCAAAAACTGAACGGgcttgcaggtggtggccacagacaattgctctctccttatccttcttgACTCATTTAGctgtagttttgcattttgctactgtcccaacctgcagggaaaaaccaggggggttggtggcagaattggcactccagccaccataaaaaaaacctcacactggttcaattccatctgaactagtgtggtgctgaggtgtcacccgttgcatggctgcacttgggtcctaacctggggttctgagttggtttgtcatgtggtgggtgtggtaatgtgctgtatcagcgcttgctcctaacctcctcctcctccttgtcgGCAGTACCTGATGCCGACTGaggttgcacagatagtccaGCTCCTCAAGGATGGTGCATCAATAAgtgccatcacaagaaggtttgctctGTCTCAGCAGTcttaagagcatggaggagatactagGAGGCATGcagttacacaaggagagctggacagggccatagaagggcatcaacctaGCTGTAAGACCAGTATCTGCTCCATTGTGCGAGGAGGAGCATTGTCacagccctacaaaattacctccagctagctactggtgtgcatgtttctgatcaAACTGTCACAAGCAAACTCCATGAGGGGTGAATAATGACCCGACGTCCTCTATTGGGACCTGTGCTCATGGCCCATCACTGTGCAACTCGATTAGCATTCGACAGAGACTACCACAGTTGGCAGCTCCATCATTGGCGTCCCCTTCTCTTCTCACATGAGAGCTTGTTCACGCTGagaacatgtgacagacgtgaaagagtctggagacaccgTGGTGAACTTTATGCAgactgcaacatcatccagcataaCCAGTTTGGCAGTGGGTCAGGGATGGTTAGGGGAAGCATATCCTGGAGGGTTGCAAAGACCTCCACGTGCTaggcaacagtaccctgactgctgttaggtactgggatgaaatcctcagagccactgtCAGACCTTATACTGATGCAGTGGGCCTTGGGTTCCTGCTGCTGCGGGACAATCCCGGCCACAGGTGGGAAAAGTGTGTAGGCAGTATATctgatgatgaaggcattgatgccactgACTGGTCCGCACATTCCCAAGACCTGAATTCAGTTGAGAACCTGAGGGACGTTATGTATCGATGCATCCAACGACACCAAGTAGcccctcagactgtccaggagcccactgatccaggtctgggagaagatcacccaggacaccatctgccgtCTCATCAGcagcatgcccagacattgttgggagtgcatacaggcatgcGGGGGTCAtatacactactgagtcacattaggaGTTGCTGctatgaaattcacacaagttggatcagcctgtgatttcaatttttgactttgattttcagtgtggtTTTGAATCCAGCCCTTAATGGGTTGGTGactttggtttccattgaccattcttacatcattttgttctcaatgaattacatagtattactcagtaaagattttccacttgaatatttcatttatcAAAATCCAATGTGTGATTTCAGTATTCCCTATTTTTTTAGAGCAGTGTATATTTTAGATATTTACCTATGCATCTTTctctatacatttaaaaatgtcaatcTTACCAGCAGGTGTTCCCCAAGTCGTATTTTTTCAACTTGTATCTCTCTTAGCGTTTTCTTGGTAAGGCAATGGGTCATGGCATTCTGAGCTGTAAGTCGTGTTGACGcattcaaatcctggacagacaccacTGATAAAACTGGATTCCATATACGGAACTGAATATCTGCACCCATAGAGATCACTCCACCATCTTTACTCGTTACCTTCAAAACATCAAATAATTGCACTGTGGTAAGATTTCAGTGAAGACTTTGGTTAAAGTTGAAAATGAAACTCAAAGTACATCTTCAAGAACCGTATACACAATTAACAAGCTGATCTCCTATGTGACCTTGACATATTCAGTACAGTTATGAGCATCTGTATTTCCAAGTAGATGCCTCCCTATCACTTCATCATAGTGCAGACACAACACACTTATGTTTACTCACACTGGACTAATTGATCTAACAGTACATCTCCAGACTGTGTACAGAAGTTAATGCAAACCTTGGAAAAGACATAAACACCCACACTGACAAGCGTCTTCAAGACTGTGGAAAGACTTTATGTCAATGTCTTATTAACAATTCTTAGATATGCCCCTGTTTTTGTTAACTTAAATAGATTGGCTGATAAGACACTCCTATTTCTATGTTTACAATGAACACATTAACACTCAGTATGTATAAGCCAATGTTATTAAAAGGCCCTTCGAATAAGGCACAAGCAAACTTTGTAATATCTAAAACAAGGCTAACTATGGAACATCCGATGAGAAACTTTCTGACATAACTAGACCAACCTTTAGGATGCTGTGCACAGACTGTGGacagaagaaaacacacacacacacacacacacatcgcaTGACTTGGGCTCCACTCAATTGTAGTGGAGTTATTTTAGACTGCATTAAGTGTTTACTTCAGATTCTAACAGGAAATCCATCATAACtcgttttttcacttttattgtaCAAAACAGCTCACAATTCAAATGCAGTAAATACATCTGcatgatcatttatttatattttacaggtACACGTTAACATTTGTAGTGGAGTgacattttgtatataagttgataaatattctgtatgtctttatttgtaagtcagacaaagcaaatgtaatattagtgtttcaggaAGATTAAATGTTGTATTTCACTGATGAGAACAGCAATGCTTTGATGTCTAACTAACCAACCTcagagtctttaggactgactcaggtCATTAAATTTATTGCAGGATTGGGGTGGTGCATCAGACCAGCTTAGCAAGGGTGACTATGCTTGGACTTACAGCCTTTCAGACATCCTCCTAGGAAAGCCATAAAACTACCTAcagtagctggcaagcttcagctaAACAAATGGTATCCACTACTTGAAGGTAATTGCGAAAAGACAGTGTGTgcacccattggtctgaagtatggctgtatGGGATTGGTTTTGAAGCAGAGG
The Erpetoichthys calabaricus chromosome 17, fErpCal1.3, whole genome shotgun sequence genome window above contains:
- the stoml1 gene encoding stomatin-like protein 1: MFGRSAAYRALPQSDYGAHLTLENFSYHNSSGSSFDYIPEVTEKSFTDKTQGCLSWICHQCVICIVFIFTVLTFPVSGWFLLKIVPNYERIVVFRLGRIQPPKGPGVVLVLPFIDLWQKVDLRTRAFNIPPCKVTSKDGGVISMGADIQFRIWNPVLSVVSVQDLNASTRLTAQNAMTHCLTKKTLREIQVEKIRLGEHLLVEINSKTRCWGLEVDRVELMVESVLRTPDDSFSTPMIVPPIPGLESLAGPIQQLAMHFLGGSGGNSIAPQSSQSKEDSLFIINEKDPIVPAPAKCLSADALLSTVECILSENLVTQVGACFQFNITLQDGTKRIYFVDLTTGAGKAGLGTPDHNPDVILHMKEQDLLSLFEGHLRPFGAYTSGKLKVEGDLKIALKLEDLIKLMKLQ